The window AGAATCAGCCGACACTACGGAAGATTTATCAGCGCGCGAAAATGCCGTCAGCCAGAAAGAAGAAGAACTTGCGAATCTTTCAGCAAAATTAGCAGACCGCGAAATAGCAATCTTACAGCGCGAAAAGGATTTAGCCTCGAAAACTGCAACGATTACAGCTAAAATGCGCGAAATTTCCGGAACATCAACACTTTTGCTAGGACGTGAGACTCAAGTCAATGAGCGCGAACAAGATTTAATGGCACGTGAAGCAAATTTAGCACGCAGGGAAATGGCATTTGCTCAGGAAAGCCAGAAATTTACAGATTCAACAGCAGCACTCGCCGCACGTGAAGCAGACCTGGCCGCACGAGAAAAAGCACTTGCAGACCGTGAAGCAGAATTAAACGCGAAAATTTCAGCAAAGGAAGCCGCCGATAAATTAACAGAACGCGAGTCAGCACTCACAAAACGCGAGTCAGAACTTGCCGCACGTGAAGAAGCCGAACGAAGACTCGCCGAACTTGAGAAAAAATTAAATGAACGCGAGAAAGCATTAAACGCGCGTGAAGAGTCTTTAACCGCACGAGAGAAAGCAGCAGCAGATCAGGAGAAAAAATTATCAGATCAAGCCGCTTCACTCGCAAACACTGAGTCTGAAATCGCAAAACGTGAGCAGGATTTATCAGCAAAAGAGTCAGACTTGGCCGCAAAGATTCAGAAATTAGAAGCCGACACTAACGCATTCACAGCAAGAGAGTCAGCACTTACAGCACAAGAGACCGCAACAACACTTAAAGCCGCTGAGTTGGCCGAACTTGAGAATTTAATTAAAGAGTTGCCCGCGTTCAACCCGAATAATTCAACGGAAGCATCAGTTATATTAACTTACAGGATTCCAGCCGAAAAACGCCGTGAATTAATCGCAATGCAGCGCGCAGCCTACGCAAAATATAACTCAAAGCAGATTACTAACGCATTCGGAGATTATGTCAAAGCAGTAGAAGCCGCCCCCGAAGCAAATTATCTCGCAGCATACTGGGCCGCATTATGTGCCGAAAGATTACGCAATAGACGTGATGACGCTATAACATGGGTAAATAAAGCTCTCGAAATTAATCCGGACTACAAGCCAGCACAGGAACTCAAAGCAAGACTCGAACGTTCCGGCAAAAAACGTTAAAATTTTGTGAGATTCTGCCCCTCTGTGAGTCAAAGGCAGGGGGGTATTTTTTTAGAAAGGTGTAATTATCTAGTTGGAAGACTTATATAAAATTTTAGAAATCGATCGCAATGCATCACAGGCTGATATTAAGAAGGCTTATCACAAATTAGTCAAGCAATATCATCCGGATTTACACCCAGGCGATAAAGATGTTGAAGACAAATTCAAGAAAATTAACGCCGCTTATACTGTTTTGAGCGATCCCGAAAAGCGCGCACGTTATGACCAGTTCGGGACGACTAATCCAAATTCTAACCCGTTTGGAGGTATGGGAGGCTTTGATTTCGGCGATTTGTTTGACATGTTCGGCGCAGGATTCGGCGGTTTTACGTCGAGACAGTCATATAACCCGAATGCAGCAAGACGCGGAAATGATATAGAAATGGTCGTTAGAGTGAGTCTCCTTGAGGCCTTCACGGGAGTTACACGCAATATCGACGTGATGAAGTCTGAACCCTGTCAGCACTGTAACGGAACAGGAGCCAAGCCCGGCACTAAACCGGAAACTTGCCCAAAATGTAAAGGAAGCGGCCAAGTCAGGCAGACACAGCAAAGTTTTTTCGGGCAGGTAATGACTGTTACAACGTGTCCGGATTGTCATGGAACAGGAAAAATTATCCGCGATAAGTGCGACGAATGCAGCGGAACAGGACGAATCCGCAAGAAAAAAACTCTTGAAGTTAAGATTCCCGCAGGCGTTGAACGCAATATGAGACTCAGAATCCCCGACGCTGGCGAGGCAGGTTTTAACGGGGGGCCGGCTGGAAGTCTGTATTTGATTATTGATGTAGAAGTCGATAAAAATTTTGAGCGCGATGGAGCAGATTTACATACAAGTTTAGTGCTGACTTATCCGCAGGCGGTCTTAGGCACTGAAGCAGAAATAAAGACTCTTGACGGGACAACAGCAAAAATTTCTGTTCCTCCGGGGACGACTCACGGGCAAATTCTCAAGCTCAAGGGCAAGGGTATGCCGAGAGTCAATGCACCCTTGAAGACAAACGGAGATTTATACGCACATGTATTTATTGACGTTCCTACAAAGTTGACGGACAAGCAGAAAGAATTAATAAAATCTCTTGCTGACGAAATGAAGACTCCAGTTGGAGTTGGTGAGCAGGGATTCTTTGACAAATTCAAAAATTTATTCAAATAAGGAGAGATTCATAAATGGTGATTGATATTAGTGATTTAAGCTCGATAATTTCAGGAATCGGAAGCGCATTTGTTGTAATATTTATATTGTTGATTGTGCTTTCTATGGCTGTGCGTGTGGTGCCTGAATACCGCCGTATAGTTTTATTCAGACTTGGCCGTCTCGTTGGCAGCAGAGGCCCCGGAATAGTTTTCATTATGCCGTTTCTCGATAAGGCAGTAAGCGTTGATTTGCGAATATTGACTCTTGATGTACCAGTTCAGGAAGTAATCACAAAGGATAATGTAGCAATCAAAGTTAATGCAGTTGTATATTTCAGAGTGCTTGACCCCGCAAAATCAGTCGTCGAGGTAGAAAATTATATTGTCGCAACAAGTCAATTAGCGCAGACAACTTTAAGATCTGTAGTAGGTTCTGTAGAGCTTGACGAGGTTTTATCATCGCGCGAAAAAATTAATCAGGAACTGCAGAAAATTATCGATGAACGCACAGACCCATGGGGAATTAAAGTAAGTGCCGTAGAAGTCAAAGAGTTAGAGTTACCTGAAGGAATGAAACGCGCAATGGCACGCCAGGCCGAAGCAGAACGTGAACGCCGCGCAAAAATTATCGCAGCAGAAGGAGAATTACAGGCAGCAGAAAAACTTTCTCAGGCAGCTCATCAAATGGAGTCATCCCCGATTACTTTGCAGTTAAGATATTTGCAGACGATTCGCGAAATTTCAGGAGAACGCAACACAACTACATTTTTCCCGATTCCTGTAGATTTGCTGAAGCCATTTGTTGACAAATTAACGAGTCTTAACAAGTCAGGAGAATAAATCATGAAATATCGTACAGCTAAAGA is drawn from Synergistaceae bacterium and contains these coding sequences:
- the dnaJ gene encoding molecular chaperone DnaJ: MEDLYKILEIDRNASQADIKKAYHKLVKQYHPDLHPGDKDVEDKFKKINAAYTVLSDPEKRARYDQFGTTNPNSNPFGGMGGFDFGDLFDMFGAGFGGFTSRQSYNPNAARRGNDIEMVVRVSLLEAFTGVTRNIDVMKSEPCQHCNGTGAKPGTKPETCPKCKGSGQVRQTQQSFFGQVMTVTTCPDCHGTGKIIRDKCDECSGTGRIRKKKTLEVKIPAGVERNMRLRIPDAGEAGFNGGPAGSLYLIIDVEVDKNFERDGADLHTSLVLTYPQAVLGTEAEIKTLDGTTAKISVPPGTTHGQILKLKGKGMPRVNAPLKTNGDLYAHVFIDVPTKLTDKQKELIKSLADEMKTPVGVGEQGFFDKFKNLFK
- a CDS encoding slipin family protein, giving the protein MVIDISDLSSIISGIGSAFVVIFILLIVLSMAVRVVPEYRRIVLFRLGRLVGSRGPGIVFIMPFLDKAVSVDLRILTLDVPVQEVITKDNVAIKVNAVVYFRVLDPAKSVVEVENYIVATSQLAQTTLRSVVGSVELDEVLSSREKINQELQKIIDERTDPWGIKVSAVEVKELELPEGMKRAMARQAEAERERRAKIIAAEGELQAAEKLSQAAHQMESSPITLQLRYLQTIREISGERNTTTFFPIPVDLLKPFVDKLTSLNKSGE